In Lolium rigidum isolate FL_2022 unplaced genomic scaffold, APGP_CSIRO_Lrig_0.1 contig_19689_1, whole genome shotgun sequence, the following are encoded in one genomic region:
- the LOC124680531 gene encoding subtilisin-like protease 4 yields MAPHAHLAVYKVCSRSRCSIMDIIAGLDAAVKDGVDVLSFSIGASSGTQFNYDPIAIAAFKAMERGIVVSCAAGNAGPDPGSVGNGAPWMLTVAAGTIDRAIRTTVTLGTGDEFDGESLFQPGNNSAAAPLPLVYPGADGSETSRDCSVLRGAEVGGKVVLCESRGLSGRIEAGQTVAAYGGLGIIVMNRAAEGYTTFADPHVLPASHVSYDAGTKIAAYANSTASPTASIAFKGTVMGASPAPAVTFFSSRGPSRASPGILKPDITGPGMNILAAWAPSESHTEFSDGGVGLSFFVESGTSMSTPHLSGIAALLKGLHPDWSPAAIKSAIMTTSDAVDRTGVPLKDEQYRHATFYAMGAGYVNPELAVDPGLVYDLQADDYLPYLCGLGLGDDGVTEIAHRPVTCASLKATTEADLNYPSLVVNLLAQPITVNRTVTNVGKPGSIYTAVVDMPGDVSVTVQPPMLRFTELNEKQSFTVTVRWAGQPNVAGAEGNLKWVSEDHIVRSPIVVPAKAA; encoded by the coding sequence ATGGCCCCGCACGCGCACCTCGCCGTCTACAAGGTCTGCTCCCGCAGCCGCTGCTCCATCATGGACATCATCGCGGGGCTCGACGCCGCCGTCAAGGACGGCGTCGACGTGCTCTCCTTCTCCATCGGCGCCTCCTCCGGCACGCAGTTCAACTACGACCCCATCGCCATCGCCGCCTTCAAGGCCATGGAGCGCGGCATCGTCGTCAGCTGCGCGGCCGGCAACGCCGGCCCGGACCCCGGCTCCGTCGGCAACGGCGCGCCATGGATGctcaccgtcgccgccggcaccatcgACCGCGCGATACGCACCACCGTCACGCTCGGAACCGGCGACGAGTTCGACGGCGAGTCGCTGTTCCAGCCCGGGAACaactccgccgccgcgccgctcccGCTCGTCTACCCCGGCGCCGACGGCTCCGAGACCAGCCGCGACTGCAGCGTGCTGCGCGGCGCCGAGGTGGGCGGCAAGGTCGTGCTCTGCGAGAGCAGGGGCCTCAGCGGCCGCATCGAGGCCGGCCAGACCGTGGCCGCGTACGGCGGACTCGGCATCATCGTCATGAACAGGGCAGCCGAAGGCTACACCACCTTCGCCGACCCGCACGTCCTCCCGGCCTCGCACGTCAGCTACGACGCCGGGACCAAGATCGCCGCCTACGCCAACTCCACCGCCAGCCCGACGGCGAGCATCGCGTTCAAGGGCACCGTCATGGGCGCGTCCCCCGCGCCGGCCGTCACCTTCTTCTCGTCCCGGGGTCCCAGCAGGGCCAGCCCGGGCATCCTCAAGCCGGACATCACAGGCCCCGGCATGAACATCCTCGCGGCGTGGGCGCCCAGCGAGTCGCACACCGAGTTCTCCGACGGCGGCGTCGGCCTCTCCTTCTTCGTCGAGTCCGGCACCTCCATGTCCACGCCGCACCTCAGCGGCATCGCCGCGCTCCTCAAGggcctgcacccggactggtcccCCGCGGCGATCAAGTCGGCCATCATGACCACGTCGGACGCCGTGGACCGCACCGGCGTGCCGCTCAAGGACGAGCAGTACCGCCACGCCACCTTCTACGCCATGGGGGCCGGGTACGTCAACCCcgagctcgccgtcgaccccGGCCTGGTCTACGACCTCCAAGCCGACGACTACCTCCCCTACCTCTGCGGCCTCGGCCTCGGCGACGACGGCGTCACGGAGATCGCTCACCGCCCCGTCACCTGCGCCAGCCTCAAGGCCACCACCGAAGCGGACCTCAACTACCCGTCCCTCGTCGTCAACCTGCTGGCCCAGCCTATCACGGTCAACCGCACGGTCACCAACGTCGGGAAACCGGGCTCCATCTACACCGCCGTCGTCGACATGCCAGGAGACGTGTCGGTGACGGTGCAGCCGCCGATGCTGCGCTTCACGGAGCTCAACGAGAAGCAGAGCTTCACGGTGACGGTGCGGTGGGCGGGACAGCCCAACGTCGCCGGCGCCGAGGGCAACCTCAAGTGGGTCTCCGAGGATCACATCGTGAGGAGCCCCATTGTCGTTCCAGCCAAGGCCGCGTAG
- the LOC124680532 gene encoding uncharacterized protein LOC124680532, translated as MPEAVPSALPRTLAFSTKLPAAVLAVWVPWPASSTGGAEELTAALPNARAPMILLLQPPPATDLNSQAPFQVLGGGSMPSSPKEGWLGRMPVSRIPMTTPRPKPERLQKPSFPRRRPRKPGERVVASGRKASG; from the coding sequence ATGCCCGAGGCGGTGCCGTCGGCGTTGCCCCGGACGTTGGCGTTCTCCACGAAGCTGCCCGCGGCCGTGCTGGCCGTGTGGGTGCCGTGGCCGGCGTCGTCGACGGGGGGCGCGGAGGAGTTGACGGCGGCGCTGCCGAACGCGCGCGCGCCGATGATCTTGTTGTtgcagccgccgccggcgacggacTTGAACTCGCAGGCGCCCTTCCAGGTCTTGGGGGGCGGgtcgatgccgtcgtcgccgaagGAGGGGTGGCTGGGGAGGATGCCCGTGTCGAGGATCCCGATGACGACCCCGCGGCCGAAGCCGGAGCGGCTCCAGAAGCCCTCGTTCCCGAGGCGGAGGCCGAGGAAGCCCGGCGAGCGGGTGGTGGCGAGCGGCAGGAAGGCCTCCGGGTAG